From one Mycobacterium colombiense CECT 3035 genomic stretch:
- the groL gene encoding chaperonin GroEL (60 kDa chaperone family; promotes refolding of misfolded polypeptides especially under stressful conditions; forms two stacked rings of heptamers to form a barrel-shaped 14mer; ends can be capped by GroES; misfolded proteins enter the barrel where they are refolded when GroES binds), with translation MSKIIEYDETARRAIEAGVNTLADAVRVTLGPRGRHVVLAKAFGGPAVTNDGVTVAREIDLEDPFENLGAQLVKSVATKTNDVAGDGTTTATVLAQALVKGGLRLVAAGANPIELGAGISKAADAVSEALLASATPVSGKDAIAQVATVSSRDQLLGELVGEAMTKVGTDGVVSVEESSTLSTELEFTEGVGFDKGFLSAYFVTDFDAQQAVLDDPVILLHQDKISSLPDLLPMLEKVAESGKPLLIIAEDIEGEALATLVVNSIRKTLKAVAVKAPFFGDRRKAFLEDLAVVTGGQVINPDAGLLLREVGTDVLGSARRVVVSKDDTVIVDGGGSKDAVANRIKQLRAEIEASDSDWDREKLQERLAKLAGGVAVIQVGAATETALKERKESVEDAVAAAKAAVEEGIVAGGGSALLQTRKALEKLRASLSGDQALGVDVFSEALAAPLYWIATNAGLDGAVAVHKVTELPNGHGLNADKLTYGDLIADGVIDPVKVTRSAVLNAASVARMVLTTETVVVDKPAEEADDHGHGHHHHH, from the coding sequence ATGAGCAAGATCATTGAGTACGACGAGACCGCGCGTCGCGCCATCGAGGCGGGCGTGAACACACTCGCCGACGCCGTGCGGGTGACGCTCGGTCCGCGCGGCCGGCATGTGGTGCTGGCCAAGGCATTCGGTGGCCCGGCGGTCACCAACGACGGTGTGACCGTCGCGCGCGAGATCGACCTGGAAGACCCGTTCGAGAACCTGGGCGCCCAGCTGGTGAAGTCGGTGGCGACCAAGACCAACGACGTCGCCGGCGACGGCACCACGACGGCGACCGTGCTGGCGCAGGCGCTGGTCAAGGGCGGCCTGCGACTGGTCGCGGCCGGCGCCAACCCCATCGAACTGGGGGCGGGCATCAGCAAGGCCGCCGACGCGGTGTCCGAGGCGCTGCTGGCGTCGGCCACCCCGGTCTCCGGCAAGGACGCGATCGCGCAGGTGGCGACCGTGTCGTCGCGCGATCAGCTGCTGGGTGAACTGGTCGGCGAGGCGATGACCAAGGTCGGCACCGACGGCGTGGTCAGCGTCGAAGAATCCTCGACGCTGAGCACCGAGCTCGAATTCACCGAGGGCGTCGGCTTCGACAAGGGCTTCCTGTCGGCGTATTTCGTCACCGACTTCGACGCCCAGCAGGCCGTGCTGGACGACCCGGTGATCCTGCTGCACCAGGACAAGATCAGCTCGCTGCCCGACCTGCTGCCCATGCTGGAGAAGGTCGCCGAATCGGGCAAGCCGCTGCTGATCATCGCCGAGGACATCGAGGGCGAGGCCCTGGCGACCCTGGTCGTCAACTCCATTCGCAAGACGCTCAAGGCCGTCGCGGTCAAGGCGCCGTTCTTCGGTGACCGCCGCAAGGCGTTCCTGGAGGACCTGGCGGTGGTGACCGGCGGCCAGGTGATCAACCCCGACGCGGGCCTGCTGCTGCGCGAGGTCGGCACCGACGTGCTGGGCTCGGCCCGCCGCGTGGTGGTCAGCAAGGACGACACCGTGATCGTCGACGGCGGCGGCTCCAAGGATGCGGTGGCCAACCGCATCAAGCAGCTGCGCGCCGAGATCGAGGCGAGCGACTCCGACTGGGACCGGGAGAAGCTGCAGGAGCGGCTGGCCAAGCTGGCCGGCGGCGTGGCCGTGATCCAGGTGGGCGCGGCGACCGAGACCGCGCTCAAGGAGCGCAAGGAAAGCGTCGAGGACGCCGTCGCGGCGGCCAAGGCCGCGGTCGAGGAGGGCATCGTCGCGGGCGGCGGCTCGGCATTGCTGCAGACCCGCAAGGCGCTGGAAAAGCTCCGCGCATCGCTGAGCGGCGACCAGGCGCTGGGCGTCGACGTCTTCTCCGAGGCGTTGGCGGCGCCGCTGTACTGGATCGCCACCAACGCCGGGCTCGACGGCGCGGTCGCGGTGCACAAGGTGACCGAGCTGCCCAACGGTCACGGCCTGAACGCCGACAAGCTGACCTACGGCGACCTGATCGCCGACGGCGTCATCGACCCGGTCAAGGTCACCCGCTCGGCGGTGCTCAACGCGGCCTCGGTGGCCCGGATGGTCCTCACCACCGAGACGGTGGTGGTCGACAAGCCGGCCGAGGAGGCCGATGACCACGGTCACGGTCATCACCACCATCACTGA
- a CDS encoding FAD-dependent oxidoreductase → MTQVMETQVCVAGGGPAGMVHALLLARAGIRVVVLEKHNDFLRDFRGDTVHPSTLRIMDELGFIDEFLRLPHTKIDRVAFDTDGSIRTFGNFKVLRRLGFRQPYIAMMPQWDFLDFLAEKASRYPEFTLIRNAEVTGLLSDGDRVTGACTPNLQVRAELVIAADGRKSAVRAAAGLQTAAAHSPMDVLWFRLKWRPGDPEELFAVLRKGLMMAMIYRGDYWQIAYLMPKGSNPRDGSLEEFKERIVTAQPRLREHVNDLNSWDDTSELDVRVDRLDTWWRTGLLCIGDAAHAMSPAGGVGINLAVADAVAAANALCAPLRDGRLTDNDLAKVQRRRELPTRIVQAFQVLMQDNAIAPNLSGDLSPIRVPKIVGFGPLQAIPPIFVGRGFRPEHVRTPDVHAR, encoded by the coding sequence GTGACCCAAGTGATGGAAACCCAGGTCTGCGTCGCCGGCGGCGGGCCCGCCGGCATGGTTCACGCCCTGCTGCTGGCGCGGGCCGGAATCCGGGTGGTGGTCCTGGAGAAGCACAACGACTTCCTGCGCGACTTCCGCGGCGACACCGTGCACCCGAGCACCCTGCGCATCATGGACGAGCTGGGGTTCATCGACGAGTTCCTGCGACTGCCGCACACCAAGATCGACCGCGTCGCCTTCGACACCGACGGCTCGATTCGCACCTTCGGCAACTTCAAGGTGCTCAGGCGACTCGGTTTCAGACAGCCCTATATCGCCATGATGCCGCAGTGGGACTTTCTCGACTTCCTCGCCGAAAAGGCTTCCCGTTACCCCGAATTCACCCTGATCCGCAACGCGGAGGTCACCGGCCTGCTGTCCGACGGCGATCGGGTGACCGGGGCGTGCACGCCGAATCTTCAGGTGCGCGCCGAGCTGGTGATAGCCGCGGACGGACGCAAATCCGCGGTGCGCGCGGCCGCGGGGCTGCAGACCGCAGCAGCGCACTCCCCGATGGACGTGCTGTGGTTCCGGCTGAAATGGCGCCCCGGCGACCCCGAGGAACTGTTCGCGGTGCTGCGCAAGGGCCTGATGATGGCCATGATCTACCGGGGCGACTACTGGCAGATCGCCTATCTGATGCCGAAGGGATCGAACCCCCGGGACGGATCCCTGGAGGAGTTCAAGGAGCGGATCGTCACCGCGCAACCGCGGCTGCGCGAGCACGTCAACGACCTGAACTCGTGGGACGACACCAGCGAGCTCGACGTGCGGGTGGACCGGCTCGACACGTGGTGGCGGACCGGCCTGCTCTGCATCGGCGACGCCGCGCATGCCATGTCGCCGGCGGGCGGCGTCGGCATCAACCTCGCCGTCGCCGACGCGGTGGCCGCCGCCAACGCCTTGTGCGCCCCGCTGCGCGACGGACGGCTGACCGACAACGACCTCGCGAAGGTGCAGCGGCGGCGCGAGCTGCCCACCCGGATCGTCCAGGCATTCCAGGTGCTGATGCAAGACAACGCGATCGCGCCCAATCTGAGCGGTGACCTTTCCCCGATTCGCGTGCCCAAGATCGTGGGTTTTGGTCCGCTGCAAGCGATTCCGCCGATTTTCGTCGGGCGGGGTTTCCGGCCCGAGCATGTCCGCACGCCGGACGTACACGCGCGGTAG
- a CDS encoding superoxide dismutase family protein, producing the protein MNKAACFAVAALTATVAPLAACSNQQGSQPNTSPLTSSTPGAERLTTQLKTADGSPVANATFEFANGYATVTVEAGPNQVLSPGFHGLQIHAVGKCEPNSSAPNGGSTGDFDSAGSVYQAADHTSYPASGDLTALQVRSDGSAKLVTTSNAFTSADLRNSSGTALIIHQTADNLGTTAPTGESGKRLACGVIAASSATTTSSTTSVTTSTTTTVVPPASTSTSTSTVTVTSTPTVTSAPTTTVTTPPYYPPGR; encoded by the coding sequence ATGAACAAGGCCGCATGCTTTGCGGTCGCGGCGCTTACCGCGACCGTTGCACCGCTCGCCGCATGCTCGAATCAGCAAGGCAGCCAGCCCAACACCTCGCCGCTGACCAGCTCGACGCCCGGGGCGGAGCGGTTGACGACCCAACTGAAGACGGCCGACGGCAGTCCGGTCGCCAACGCGACCTTCGAATTCGCCAACGGCTACGCCACCGTGACCGTGGAAGCCGGCCCCAACCAGGTGCTCAGCCCCGGCTTCCACGGCCTGCAGATCCACGCCGTGGGCAAATGCGAGCCCAATTCCTCTGCGCCCAACGGGGGCTCGACCGGAGACTTCGACTCCGCCGGAAGCGTCTATCAGGCGGCCGACCACACGAGCTACCCCGCCAGCGGAGACCTGACCGCGCTGCAGGTGCGCTCCGACGGCTCGGCGAAACTCGTCACGACCAGTAACGCGTTCACCTCCGCCGACCTGAGGAACAGCTCGGGTACCGCGCTGATCATCCACCAGACGGCGGACAATCTGGGCACCACCGCTCCGACGGGTGAATCGGGCAAGCGGCTGGCGTGCGGTGTGATTGCGGCGTCGTCGGCGACCACGACCTCGTCGACCACCAGCGTCACGACGAGCACCACCACCACCGTGGTGCCTCCGGCGTCGACGAGCACGAGCACCAGCACCGTCACGGTCACCAGCACCCCGACCGTGACGTCGGCACCGACCACGACCGTCACGACCCCGCCGTACTATCCACCGGGCCGCTGA
- a CDS encoding WhiB family transcriptional regulator, whose amino-acid sequence MPQPEQLPGPNADIWNWQLQGVCRGVDSSMFFHPDGERGRARMQREQRAKEMCRQCPVIQECRSHALEVGEPYGVWGGLSESERDLLLKGDIGRGRTIRRSA is encoded by the coding sequence ATGCCACAGCCGGAACAGCTACCTGGACCCAACGCCGACATCTGGAATTGGCAACTGCAGGGCGTGTGCCGCGGCGTTGACTCATCGATGTTCTTCCACCCCGACGGTGAACGTGGCCGGGCCCGCATGCAACGCGAGCAGCGCGCGAAGGAAATGTGCCGGCAGTGCCCGGTGATCCAGGAGTGCCGCTCGCACGCCCTCGAAGTCGGTGAGCCCTACGGGGTTTGGGGCGGCCTGTCGGAGTCCGAGCGCGACCTGCTGCTCAAGGGCGACATCGGCCGCGGCCGCACCATCCGCCGCTCGGCCTGA
- a CDS encoding sigma-70 family RNA polymerase sigma factor, with the protein MTIPAGERLDAVVAQAVTGDHNALREVLETIRPIVVRYCRARVGTVDRGGLSADDVAQEVCLATITALPRYRDRGRPFLAFLYGIAAHKVADAHRAAGRDLAYPTETIPDRWSNDAGPEQLAIEADSVSRMSELLEILPAKQREILILRVVVGLSAEETAAAVGSTTGAVRVAQHRALSRLKSEMIAAGDCA; encoded by the coding sequence ATGACAATTCCAGCAGGGGAACGTCTCGACGCTGTGGTCGCCCAGGCCGTCACCGGAGACCACAACGCATTGAGGGAGGTGCTGGAGACCATCCGTCCGATCGTCGTGCGATATTGCCGGGCGCGTGTCGGCACCGTCGATCGGGGTGGCCTGTCAGCGGATGACGTGGCACAGGAGGTGTGCTTGGCGACTATCACGGCGCTGCCGCGCTATCGCGATCGCGGGCGTCCATTCCTGGCCTTCCTGTACGGCATCGCGGCCCACAAGGTCGCTGACGCCCACCGGGCCGCGGGGCGCGACCTCGCGTATCCCACCGAAACGATCCCCGACCGTTGGTCGAACGACGCGGGGCCCGAACAGCTTGCGATCGAAGCGGATTCGGTGAGCCGGATGAGCGAACTGCTCGAGATTCTGCCCGCCAAGCAGCGCGAGATCCTGATTTTGCGCGTCGTCGTCGGGCTGTCCGCCGAGGAGACCGCCGCCGCGGTCGGCAGCACCACCGGGGCGGTCCGAGTCGCCCAGCACCGCGCGCTGTCGCGGCTGAAGTCCGAGATGATCGCGGCAGGTGACTGTGCCTGA
- a CDS encoding anti-sigma-D factor RsdA produces MTVPDSLDEFARTDLLLDALAQRRPVDVEDPDVDVLTNLLEDWRDNLRWPPASALVTPEEAVHALRTGLAERRRGSHRGLAVVGSVAAALMLLSGFGAMVVEARPGGTLYGLHAMFFDQPQVHEKQEMLAAKADLAKVQESIDRGQWDQARSQLTEVSSLVQSIDDPASKQELMNQLKLLNAKVDARDPNATLPVASPPAATPGPATAIPAAPPAASVAPSKDATPAPLSPPSPSVGKHHHHGQTPPPVAPLTPNQ; encoded by the coding sequence GTGACTGTGCCTGACTCACTGGATGAATTCGCCCGCACCGACCTGCTGCTCGATGCGCTCGCCCAGCGCCGGCCGGTGGACGTCGAAGACCCCGACGTCGACGTGCTGACCAACCTGCTGGAGGACTGGCGCGACAACCTGAGGTGGCCGCCGGCCAGCGCGCTGGTGACGCCCGAAGAGGCCGTGCACGCGCTGCGCACCGGATTGGCCGAGCGCCGCCGCGGCAGCCATCGTGGCCTGGCCGTGGTCGGCTCGGTCGCCGCGGCGCTGATGCTGCTCAGTGGATTCGGCGCCATGGTGGTCGAGGCCCGGCCCGGCGGCACCCTGTACGGGCTGCACGCGATGTTCTTCGACCAGCCGCAGGTCCACGAAAAGCAGGAGATGCTGGCCGCGAAGGCCGATCTGGCCAAGGTGCAGGAATCAATCGACCGCGGTCAGTGGGACCAGGCCCGCAGTCAGCTGACCGAGGTGAGCAGCCTGGTGCAGTCCATCGACGACCCGGCCAGCAAACAAGAGCTGATGAATCAGCTGAAGCTGTTGAACGCCAAGGTCGATGCGCGTGACCCGAACGCCACGTTGCCGGTCGCTTCGCCGCCGGCGGCGACACCCGGCCCGGCCACCGCGATTCCGGCGGCCCCGCCCGCCGCCTCGGTCGCGCCGTCGAAGGATGCGACGCCGGCACCGCTGAGCCCGCCGAGTCCGTCAGTGGGCAAGCATCACCATCACGGCCAGACGCCACCCCCGGTGGCGCCGTTGACTCCGAATCAGTGA
- a CDS encoding DUF5319 domain-containing protein, with protein sequence MRDHLPPGLPPDPFADDPCDPSAALEAVEPGQPLDQQERMAVEADLADLAVYEALLAHKGIRGLVVCCDECQQDHYHDWDMLRANLLQLLIDGTVRPHEPAYDPEPDAYVTWDYCRGYADASLNEATSDADGFHRRH encoded by the coding sequence GTGCGCGACCACCTCCCACCGGGTTTGCCGCCCGACCCTTTCGCCGACGACCCCTGTGATCCGTCGGCGGCACTGGAAGCCGTCGAGCCGGGCCAACCCCTGGATCAGCAAGAGCGGATGGCCGTCGAGGCCGACCTTGCCGATCTGGCCGTGTACGAAGCTCTGCTGGCGCACAAGGGTATTCGCGGACTCGTGGTGTGCTGCGACGAATGTCAGCAGGATCACTACCACGACTGGGACATGCTGCGCGCCAACCTGCTGCAGCTGCTGATCGACGGCACCGTGCGTCCGCACGAGCCCGCCTATGACCCCGAGCCGGATGCCTACGTCACGTGGGATTACTGCCGGGGCTACGCCGACGCCTCACTCAACGAGGCGACGTCGGACGCCGACGGTTTCCACCGCCGGCACTGA
- the guaB gene encoding IMP dehydrogenase: MTRGTSHLEDSSDLVGSAYVRVGGLIDDPVPTGGDNPHKIAMLGLTFDDVLLLPAASDVVPATADTSSQLTKKIRLKVPLVSSAMDTVTESRMAIAMARAGGMGVLHRNLPVAEQAGQVEMVKRSEAGMVTDPVTCRPDNTLAQVDAMCARFRISGLPVVDESGALVGIITNRDMRFEVDQTKKVAEVMTKAPLITAQEGVSADAALGLLRRHKIEKLPIVDGHGRLTGLITVKDFVKTEQHPLATKDSDGRLLVGAAVGVGGDAWVRAMMLVDAGVDVLIVDTAHAHNRLVLDMVGKLKAEVGEKVEVIGGNVATRSAAAALVAAGADAVKVGVGPGSICTTRVVAGVGAPQITAILEAVAACGPAGVPVIADGGLQYSGDIAKALAAGASTAMLGSLLAGTAEAPGELIFVNGKQFKSYRGMGSLGAMAGRGSGGGKSYSKDRYFADDALSEDKLVPEGIEGRVPFRGPLSSVIHQLTGGLRAAMGYTGSPSIEALQQAQFVRITAAGLRESHPHDVAMTVEAPNYYAR, translated from the coding sequence ATGACCCGTGGCACGTCCCACCTGGAGGACAGCTCTGACCTCGTCGGCAGCGCGTATGTACGGGTGGGTGGCCTGATCGACGACCCGGTGCCCACCGGAGGCGACAACCCGCACAAGATCGCCATGCTCGGGCTGACGTTCGACGACGTCCTGTTGCTGCCCGCGGCCTCCGACGTCGTCCCGGCAACCGCGGACACCTCCAGCCAGCTCACCAAGAAGATCAGGCTCAAAGTGCCGCTGGTGAGTTCGGCGATGGACACCGTCACCGAGTCGCGGATGGCCATCGCGATGGCCCGGGCCGGCGGAATGGGCGTGCTGCACCGCAACCTGCCGGTCGCCGAACAGGCCGGGCAGGTCGAGATGGTCAAGCGCTCGGAGGCCGGCATGGTCACCGACCCCGTCACCTGCCGTCCGGACAACACCCTGGCCCAGGTCGACGCGATGTGCGCGCGGTTCCGGATCTCCGGCCTGCCGGTGGTGGACGAGTCGGGCGCGCTGGTCGGCATCATCACCAACCGCGACATGCGGTTCGAGGTCGATCAGACCAAGAAGGTCGCCGAGGTGATGACCAAGGCCCCGCTGATCACCGCGCAGGAGGGCGTGTCCGCCGACGCGGCGCTGGGCCTGTTGCGGCGCCACAAGATCGAGAAGCTGCCCATCGTCGACGGCCACGGCCGGCTGACCGGCCTGATCACCGTCAAGGATTTCGTCAAGACCGAACAACACCCGCTGGCCACGAAGGACAGCGACGGCAGGCTGCTGGTCGGCGCCGCCGTCGGCGTCGGGGGTGACGCCTGGGTGCGCGCCATGATGCTGGTGGACGCAGGCGTGGACGTGCTGATCGTGGACACCGCGCACGCGCACAACCGGCTGGTGCTCGACATGGTCGGCAAGCTCAAGGCCGAGGTAGGCGAGAAGGTCGAGGTGATCGGCGGCAACGTGGCCACCCGGTCGGCGGCCGCGGCCCTGGTCGCCGCCGGCGCCGACGCGGTGAAGGTGGGCGTGGGGCCCGGCTCGATCTGCACCACCCGGGTGGTGGCCGGCGTCGGCGCACCTCAGATCACCGCGATCCTGGAGGCGGTGGCGGCGTGCGGCCCGGCGGGTGTGCCGGTGATCGCCGACGGCGGGCTGCAGTACTCCGGCGACATCGCCAAGGCGCTGGCCGCCGGCGCGTCGACCGCCATGCTGGGCTCGCTGCTGGCGGGCACCGCCGAGGCCCCCGGCGAGCTGATCTTCGTCAACGGCAAGCAGTTCAAGAGCTACCGCGGGATGGGGTCGCTGGGCGCCATGGCCGGCCGCGGTTCGGGCGGCGGCAAGTCGTACTCCAAGGACCGCTACTTCGCCGACGACGCGCTCTCGGAAGACAAGTTGGTGCCGGAGGGCATCGAGGGCCGGGTGCCCTTCCGCGGCCCGCTGTCCTCGGTGATCCACCAGCTGACCGGCGGCCTGCGCGCGGCGATGGGCTACACCGGCTCGCCGAGCATCGAGGCGCTGCAACAGGCGCAGTTCGTCCGGATCACCGCGGCCGGCTTGCGGGAAAGCCACCCGCACGACGTCGCCATGACGGTCGAAGCCCCCAACTACTACGCACGCTGA
- a CDS encoding GuaB3 family IMP dehydrogenase-related protein, whose protein sequence is MVEIGMGRVARRSYELSEVSIVASRRTRSSQDVSTAWQLDAYRFEIPVLAHPTDALVSPEFAIELGKLGGLGVLNGEGLIGRHADVESKIAQLVEAASKEPEPSAAIRLLQEFHAAPLNPDLLGSAVARIREAGVTTAVRVSPQNAQALTPVLVQAGIDLLVIQGTIVSAERVASDGEPLNLKTFISELDVPVVAGGVQDHRTALHLMRTGAAGVIVGYGATRGVTTSDEVLGISVPMATAIADAAAARREYLDETGGRYVHVLADGDIHTSGELAKAIACGADAVVLGTPLAEAAEALGEGWFWPAAAAHPSLPRGALLQIAVGERPPLHQVLNGPSDDPFGSLNLVGGLRRSMAKAGYCDLKEFQKVGLTVGS, encoded by the coding sequence ATGGTCGAGATCGGGATGGGCCGCGTCGCCCGTCGCAGCTATGAACTGAGCGAAGTCAGCATCGTGGCCTCGCGGCGCACCCGCTCGTCGCAGGACGTGTCGACCGCCTGGCAGCTGGACGCCTACCGGTTCGAGATCCCGGTGCTGGCGCATCCGACCGATGCGCTGGTGTCGCCGGAGTTCGCGATCGAGCTGGGCAAGCTCGGCGGCCTGGGGGTGCTCAACGGCGAGGGGCTGATCGGGCGGCACGCCGACGTCGAGTCCAAGATCGCGCAGCTGGTCGAGGCCGCCAGCAAGGAGCCCGAGCCGTCGGCGGCGATCCGGCTGCTGCAGGAGTTCCACGCCGCCCCGCTCAACCCGGACCTGCTGGGCTCCGCGGTCGCGCGGATCCGGGAGGCCGGGGTGACCACGGCGGTGCGGGTCAGCCCGCAGAACGCCCAGGCGCTGACGCCGGTGCTGGTGCAGGCCGGCATCGACCTGCTGGTCATCCAGGGCACCATCGTCTCGGCCGAGCGGGTGGCCAGCGACGGCGAGCCGCTGAACCTCAAGACCTTCATCTCCGAGCTCGACGTGCCGGTGGTCGCCGGCGGCGTGCAAGACCACCGCACCGCCCTGCACCTGATGCGCACCGGCGCCGCCGGCGTCATCGTCGGCTACGGCGCGACCAGGGGGGTGACCACCAGCGACGAGGTGCTGGGCATCAGCGTGCCGATGGCCACCGCGATCGCCGACGCCGCGGCCGCGCGCCGCGAGTACCTGGACGAGACGGGCGGCCGCTACGTGCACGTGCTGGCCGACGGCGACATCCACACCTCGGGCGAGCTGGCCAAGGCGATCGCCTGCGGTGCCGACGCGGTGGTGCTCGGTACGCCGCTCGCCGAGGCCGCCGAGGCGCTGGGCGAGGGCTGGTTCTGGCCGGCCGCCGCGGCGCACCCGTCGCTGCCGCGCGGGGCGCTGCTGCAGATCGCCGTCGGCGAGCGCCCGCCGCTGCACCAGGTACTCAACGGCCCGTCCGACGATCCGTTCGGCAGCCTCAACCTGGTCGGTGGGCTGCGCCGGTCGATGGCCAAGGCGGGCTACTGCGACCTCAAGGAGTTCCAGAAGGTCGGCCTGACCGTCGGGAGCTGA
- a CDS encoding GMC family oxidoreductase N-terminal domain-containing protein encodes MKPDFDVLIIGSGFGGSVSALRLTEKGYRVGVLEAGRRYSDEDFAETSWDLRKFLWAPRLGCYGIQRIHPLKNVLILAGAGVGGGSLNYANTLYVPPDPFFNDPQWKHITDWRDELMPHYDQARRMLGVVENPTFTDADRIVKQVADEMGCGDTFVPTPVGVFFGPDGTKAPGKTVADPYFGGVGPERTGCLECGCCMTGCRYGAKNTLLKNYLGLAESAGAQVIPMTTVKRFEQRPDGVWEVRTVRTGSWLRRDRRTYTAKHLVLAAGTWGTQHLLFNMRDQGLLPRLSKRLGVLTRTNSESIVGAGKLEVDPNLDLTHGVAITSSIHPTPDTHIEPVRYGKGSNAMGLLQTLMTDGAGPEGTDVPRWKQLLDQARDDPRRMMRLLNVHQWSERTLIALVMQHLDNSITTYTKRGKLGIRWYTSKQGHGEPNPTWIPVGNQVTRRIADKIDAVAGGTWGELFNIPLTAHFLGGAVIGDNADHGVIDPYHRVYGYPTLFVVDGAAISANLGVNPSLSITAQAERAASLWPNNGENDQRPMQGEPYRRLEPIAPKAPVVPAEAPGALRWLPINPVRTADAG; translated from the coding sequence ATGAAGCCGGATTTCGACGTACTGATCATCGGTTCGGGTTTCGGGGGAAGCGTCAGCGCGCTGCGGCTGACCGAAAAGGGCTACCGCGTGGGCGTATTGGAGGCCGGGCGACGGTACTCCGACGAGGATTTCGCCGAAACCTCCTGGGATCTGCGTAAGTTTTTGTGGGCGCCGAGGCTGGGCTGCTACGGGATTCAGCGCATCCACCCGCTGAAGAACGTGTTGATCCTGGCCGGCGCCGGGGTGGGCGGCGGCTCGCTGAACTACGCCAACACCCTGTACGTGCCGCCCGACCCGTTCTTCAACGACCCGCAGTGGAAGCACATCACCGACTGGCGCGACGAGCTGATGCCGCACTACGACCAGGCGCGACGGATGCTGGGCGTGGTCGAGAACCCGACGTTCACCGACGCCGACCGGATCGTCAAACAGGTCGCCGACGAGATGGGCTGCGGGGACACGTTCGTGCCGACCCCGGTCGGGGTGTTCTTCGGCCCGGACGGCACCAAGGCCCCGGGCAAGACGGTGGCCGACCCGTACTTCGGTGGCGTCGGACCGGAGCGCACCGGCTGCCTGGAGTGCGGGTGCTGCATGACGGGCTGTCGCTACGGCGCCAAGAACACCCTGCTGAAGAACTACCTCGGCCTCGCGGAATCGGCTGGCGCACAGGTGATTCCGATGACCACCGTGAAGCGCTTCGAGCAGCGTCCCGACGGCGTGTGGGAGGTCCGCACGGTGCGCACCGGAAGCTGGTTGCGCCGCGACCGGCGCACCTACACCGCCAAGCACCTGGTCCTGGCCGCGGGAACCTGGGGAACCCAGCACCTGCTGTTCAACATGCGCGATCAGGGTCTGCTGCCCCGGCTGTCCAAGCGCCTCGGCGTGCTCACCCGCACCAACTCCGAGTCCATCGTCGGCGCGGGCAAGCTCGAGGTCGACCCGAACCTCGACCTGACCCATGGCGTGGCGATCACGTCGTCGATCCACCCGACGCCGGACACGCACATCGAGCCGGTCCGCTACGGCAAGGGTTCCAACGCGATGGGGTTGCTGCAGACGCTGATGACCGACGGGGCCGGTCCCGAGGGCACCGACGTGCCGCGCTGGAAGCAGCTGTTGGACCAGGCGCGCGACGACCCGCGCCGCATGATGCGGTTGCTCAACGTCCACCAGTGGAGCGAACGCACGCTGATCGCCCTGGTGATGCAGCACCTGGACAACTCGATCACCACCTACACCAAGCGCGGCAAACTGGGCATCCGCTGGTACACCAGCAAGCAGGGGCACGGCGAGCCCAACCCGACGTGGATCCCGGTCGGCAACCAGGTCACCCGGCGCATCGCGGACAAAATCGACGCCGTGGCCGGCGGCACCTGGGGCGAGCTGTTCAACATCCCGCTGACCGCGCACTTCCTCGGCGGCGCGGTGATCGGCGACAACGCCGACCACGGCGTGATCGACCCGTACCACCGGGTCTACGGCTACCCGACGCTGTTCGTGGTGGACGGCGCGGCCATCTCGGCGAACCTGGGCGTCAACCCCTCGCTGTCGATTACCGCCCAGGCCGAGCGGGCCGCGTCGCTGTGGCCGAACAACGGCGAGAACGATCAGCGCCCGATGCAGGGCGAGCCGTATCGCCGGCTGGAACCGATCGCGCCCAAGGCGCCCGTGGTGCCGGCCGAGGCGCCCGGCGCGCTGCGCTGGCTGCCGATCAATCCGGTCCGCACCGCGGACGCGGGCTAG